CTCGGTTACCCCGGACTTCAGTCCGCCGAAAACTCCCGCAATACACATCCCTTCCTTGGTGTTGCAGATCATCAGGTCGTTTTCGTTCAATTCGCGTTCCTGTTCGTCGAGTGTAAGGAACTTGCTTTTCCCAGGCAATGTGCGAACAACAACCGTGTTGCCTTCGATATAATTTACATCAAATGCGTGCATCGGATGGCCGGTTTCATGAAGGATGAAGTTTGTGATATCCACAATGTTGTTGATTGGCCGCAGCCCGATAACCAACAGTTTGTTTTTTAACCAATCGGGACTTTCCTTTACGGTAACACCACGAACGGTCAACCCGGAATATCTTGGACAGGCGGCACTATTTTCAACCACCACGTCTATCCCACCTTCCGATTTATCTGTCTTGAAACCGTCAACAGAGGGTTTTGTCAGGGAAAACGGCTTTCCACTTTGTTTTAAATAGGCGGCCAGATCGCGCGCCACTCCGTAATGCGATGCGGCATCTATGCGGTTGGGGGTGATGTCGACTTCGAGGACGAAATCGCTTTTCACGTTGTAATAATCCTTGGCAAGCATGCCAACCTCAGCATCGTCGGGAAGAACGATAATTCCCTCGTGTGATGTTCCAATGCCTATTTCATCTTCGGCACAGATCATTCCAAAAGATTCTTCTCCCCGGATTTTGGAGCGTTTAATGGTTACTGGTTCATCACCAAAATAGATTTTAGTGCCGACTGTAGCTACCACCACTTTTTGTCCGGCAGCCACGTTGGGGGCTCCGCAGACTATTTTTAACGGTTCTTCTCCATTTCCGATGTTTACAGTTGTCAGGTGCAGGTGGTCGGAGTTGGGATGATGGGTGCAGGTCAGCACTTCGCCGATAACTAATCCTTCAAGACCACCCTTGACGGTTTGAATTTCCTCCACACTACCTGTTTCCAATCCAATGGAGGTGAGTGCTGCTGCTGTTTCTTGTGGTGAAAGATCGAATTGCAGGTAATCTTTCAGCCAATTGTAAGAGATGTTCATTCTAAAGTCGTTTATTTTGACAACCCAGGCTCAGATTCTTCGTTTTTACTCAGAATAGCTAATATGGGTTTTGCTTCAAGAAAAAGTGTTCAAAATTACAAAAAAATACGATAGCCTCCGTCAAAGTTCTGAAACTTTGTAGATCCTGAAGAATAATCCTCAAGTATAAATCCTGATTTACGGGGCATACATGCCCTTTTAATGCGGATGGGAAGTGGTTAACTATTTATCCATGTCCATTTGTGCCAAATCCCTTCCAGAGGGCCTTGCTTGTGTTTCCCCAGCCAGAACCTGGAAAACATCATCTGCAGGGAAAAGACAGCTATCCCTATCGCCAGGCTGAATGTACGCCCGCAATACGGAGCCAGGTACAGTCCGATGGGGAAATAGATCAGTGCCCCGAAGATGGACTGGGAGACATAATTGGTAAGGCTCATTTTCCCATAAAAACGTAAGCCGGACAATCTTTTTCTAAAAAAACGCTTTTCGTAAAGCAACACAAACGATGCTATCAGAACAAAAGTAAGCGCTAATTTATACCAGATATCGAATATAAGGCCCACGGTTTGTTGGGCCATGGGGTCGGACTGCAACAGCAGTTTTTTGATTATGTTAAACAGGATAAAGGAAACGGATGAAATTATCAAAACCCTTTTCCAGAAACGTAAATTATCGGGAGTGTTGATGAAGAACTGTTTTCTTCCGATATAAAACCCCAACAGGAACAATCCGGCAGCTTGCAGAAAACGGCCCGAACCGAGGGCCCACATAAGGCTTACTTTCTGGCCAAGCGTTACGTTGACACGGATAAAATCAAGAAAACTGCCGTTTTTCGTGTTCTCGACAACTTGCTGGTGCAGCGAAACCGCGCCAAAATCGGGCAATTGGTACGCCGGGTTAAACCGGGATAAAATAAAATGTATCCATTCTACCGGTTGAAGCAGCAAGACAATGATGAATACCAGAACGGCTCTGTCCGGCCAGTTGCGGCAAATAAACAGGACGAGTGAAACGTAGACGAACAGCATGAGCACATCTCCCGCAGGAAAGAAGGCCGCATTAAGGACGGCAAAGACGGCAAGAAGGGCCATTCGCCACAAAAAACGGTACCCGAAATCTTTCCCTTTTTTCTTTTGATTGTTGTGCTGGATATAAAACGTAAAGCCGAAAAGCATGGTGAAGATGGCATACGTTTTTCCGCTAAAAAGAGTGAAAATAATTTTCACGGAGAGCTGGTCCAGAATAGTAAGCCAGTGAGGCGAATGGGTAGGAAATTCCGGGAAAAAGAAATGGTCGACATTGTGTACCAGGAGGATCGCCATTATTGCAAATCCGCGTAAGGAATCCACTACTTCTATACGACTTGTCTTGCCTGTTGAGATTTCCATAATTAACCTTGTGATTTTTAAAATGAATTTGCAAACATAAGCATTTCTTTAAAAAAAAATCATCCGGATTAAAAAAAAAATTGGCCGCTTGTCCGTCTCACGTATTATCGCAAGGTAATCAGTTGAATTACCGGTTCTCTCAAGGTGTAAAAAACTCTACCTTTCCGCATTTGGGACAAACGTACAAGTCGAACGTTTCTTTGTTGACAAAAAGTTCGAATAAATTTCCCATGGCACCCAACCGGGAACCCTCGTGGAACTTGTAATTCCCGGAGAATCGCATCGGAACGCCCTTACACCTTAAACAGGTGATTTGCCTTTTCAGTTGATCCTGTTCGGCAATCTCAACGATCCGGTTTTCTATAAAACTGTAATTGCAATTCCAGCAAAGTTGAAAGTTATCAATAACTTCAGCCCGGCAGTTTGGGCAAATTTTTACTATTTCCATATTCGGCAAGTTTTTACAAAGATAAAAAAACCGCACGAACAATAGCTGCCCGTGCGGTTAATATCATAAGGTGTCACGAAGTGTACACCTGCATTTTTATCAATATCCCCTTATCGCTTTGATTCCCGGAAGTACCTTGCCTTCGATCATTTCAAGCAGCGCTCCGCCGCCGGTGGAGACATACGAAACATCGTCAGCAAGTCCGAATTTATTGATACAGGCTACCGAATCGCCTCCTCCTATAAGGGAGAAAGCTCCTTTTTGAGTAGCTTCCACGATGGCGTCAGCCACTGCGCGTGAGCCTTTGTCGAAATTGTCAAATTCAAATACGCCCACGGGACCATTCCATAAAATGGTCTTGGAGTTCTTGATCACTTCGGCGAATACTTTTTCCGTTTCGGGACCAATGTCCAGACCTTCCCAGCCGTTGGGGATTTCTTTTACAGACCCAAAATCGGTCTTGGCATCATTACTGAAGCTGTCGGCAAGTTTTGCGTCGGTTGCCAGTACCAGGTTTACGCCTTTCTCCTTGGCCAGATCAACGATTTCGTTAGCCAGGTCAAGCTTGTCATTTTCAACGATAGAGTCCCCGATTTTTCCACCGCCGGCTTTTGCAAATGTATAGGTCATTCCGCCGGCAAGGATCAGGTTGTCTACTTTGTCGAGCAGGTTTTTAATAAGTTCAATTTTCGTGGAAACCTTTGATCCACCCATAATGGCTGTGAATGGCCTCTCCGTGTCGGACATCACTTTTTCTACGGCATTAACCTCATTCTGCATCAAATAGCCGAACATCTTGTTTCCTGCATCGAAATAATCAGCAATAAGTGCGGTTGAGGCGTGTGCCCGGTGTGCGGTACCAAAGGCATCGTTTACATAAACATCGGCATAAGAAGCCAATTTCTTGGTAAATTCTTTTTGCGATTCTTTTACTGCTTTTTTTGCTGCTGCCGTTTCTTCTTCCGTAGCCCCTTCCGGTAGCCGGGGTTTTCCTTCTTCCTCAGCGTAGAAACGAAGGTTTTCGAGCAATAAGGCTTCTCCCGGACG
This portion of the Petrimonas sulfuriphila genome encodes:
- a CDS encoding DUF418 domain-containing protein, whose protein sequence is MEISTGKTSRIEVVDSLRGFAIMAILLVHNVDHFFFPEFPTHSPHWLTILDQLSVKIIFTLFSGKTYAIFTMLFGFTFYIQHNNQKKKGKDFGYRFLWRMALLAVFAVLNAAFFPAGDVLMLFVYVSLVLFICRNWPDRAVLVFIIVLLLQPVEWIHFILSRFNPAYQLPDFGAVSLHQQVVENTKNGSFLDFIRVNVTLGQKVSLMWALGSGRFLQAAGLFLLGFYIGRKQFFINTPDNLRFWKRVLIISSVSFILFNIIKKLLLQSDPMAQQTVGLIFDIWYKLALTFVLIASFVLLYEKRFFRKRLSGLRFYGKMSLTNYVSQSIFGALIYFPIGLYLAPYCGRTFSLAIGIAVFSLQMMFSRFWLGKHKQGPLEGIWHKWTWINS
- a CDS encoding phosphoglycerate kinase, which codes for MQTIDTFNFAGKKAFIRVDFNVPLDENFKITDDTRIRAAIPTLKKILKDGGSVIIGSHLGRPKGPTEKYSLKHILPRVSELLGVDVHFANDCIGEETEAKAAALRPGEALLLENLRFYAEEEGKPRLPEGATEEETAAAKKAVKESQKEFTKKLASYADVYVNDAFGTAHRAHASTALIADYFDAGNKMFGYLMQNEVNAVEKVMSDTERPFTAIMGGSKVSTKIELIKNLLDKVDNLILAGGMTYTFAKAGGGKIGDSIVENDKLDLANEIVDLAKEKGVNLVLATDAKLADSFSNDAKTDFGSVKEIPNGWEGLDIGPETEKVFAEVIKNSKTILWNGPVGVFEFDNFDKGSRAVADAIVEATQKGAFSLIGGGDSVACINKFGLADDVSYVSTGGGALLEMIEGKVLPGIKAIRGY